Proteins from a single region of Alloscardovia omnicolens:
- a CDS encoding Rne/Rng family ribonuclease, whose product MSDHVNQEPPVLGRRTNKGLRRVVRVTGAQDSQVTQIEQAEPSEPTHNNEEHNQVRHHAHTERSAAHDTDTSISAEQVSESTDKPEQREQSTQTEQVEDNHQDSHQEFSDQQTSMAVTGYRRSADAQRIARTLFVDEGIDLPDEQIQTELAQTVHSADESATQDSAERTVENVTESEQPRIRRRSASSRDVHQLDDSHTSVTATDAVAPTAAAAAAEPDTSRRPQQRSNRRRLSDDKQFSAPATRETSTTVERSKEDQDTSQTRSQRARAAVSQILEFSSSETNHEDARVAEHFNTPANPMMSLLFQAPVLPEISQTSQAHEDREDKQEQSSRRNRRNRREKGQENTEVLDNIAQALDETERSRSSRVAEQSEDEETSRRSRRRNRKDKNDTNQRDNAQDNERNSAAISDEFENDGRNRRNRRLNAQERRAAAEVELIESDLELDDIDYEPIEGDAYDEQSSGQSRTSRDDDTQQGARRSRVRSAMLQEDDNEEEFTTRRRRRRRSSKAADEEVTDNTSSDSDSSTANDDTRVRSRKQQYIDEITDVAGSTRLEAKRQRRRDNRRDRNRQTALITEQDFLARREVVNRLMVVRERGSHTQVSVIEDDVLVEHYISDIAEVSAVGNIYQGRVQNVLPSMEAAFVDIGQARNGVLYAGEVNWDTTRLDGQPRRMEHAFKSGDPVLVQVTKDPIGHKGARLTSQITLAGRFLVLVPSGSMTGVSRKLPERERARLKSIVAKVAPEEVGVIIRTAAEGASEEAIIKDFEHLKNQWDHISHRLEELKNSRKPHLLQGEPDVVIRVIRDIFNDDFKKLVVEGENVYNRIREYIESAAPDLLDRVERWDPAEHRGKDVFDRWQIDSQLRKGMERQVYLPSGGSLVIDRTEAMTTIDVNTGRFIGKGKSLEETVTRCNLEAAEEVVRQLRLRDIGGMVMIDFVDMVMPANRDLVLRRLVECLSRDRTKHQVAEVTSLGLVQMTRKRVGQGLVEAFSEECPTCGGRGFILHDEPTVSSQYDDPYALKGGDPFVKTNKHGFSAAHTAHAPAKSRDDAPAREEMPGTSEKAKSSMAAIAAASAHSANSANSGVKAGEQSGQTTQTASGVQSSQSSQSVESAQSVQPSETDNDDSAAAPREASTTLALISQDLKTLQESRGHQAARNASHDARKEEQDQPQQDEQ is encoded by the coding sequence GTGTCTGACCACGTAAATCAGGAACCGCCAGTTCTGGGACGTCGAACGAACAAAGGGTTGCGTCGTGTTGTTCGCGTTACTGGGGCTCAAGACTCTCAAGTAACGCAGATTGAGCAAGCTGAACCAAGTGAACCAACTCACAACAATGAGGAACACAATCAGGTTCGCCATCACGCTCATACAGAACGCAGCGCAGCACACGATACTGATACGAGCATCTCTGCCGAACAGGTCAGCGAGTCAACAGACAAACCTGAACAGCGCGAGCAGAGCACTCAAACTGAGCAGGTTGAAGACAATCATCAAGACAGCCATCAGGAATTTTCTGATCAGCAGACCTCTATGGCTGTAACCGGCTACCGTCGTAGTGCTGATGCTCAGCGCATTGCGCGCACATTATTTGTGGACGAAGGTATTGATCTTCCAGATGAACAGATACAAACAGAACTGGCTCAAACAGTTCATAGTGCGGACGAAAGCGCCACACAAGATAGTGCAGAACGCACAGTAGAAAACGTGACAGAATCCGAACAGCCACGTATTCGCCGCCGTTCAGCTTCATCTCGTGACGTTCATCAGCTAGATGATTCTCATACTTCCGTTACTGCCACAGATGCTGTTGCCCCAACTGCAGCAGCTGCGGCAGCAGAGCCTGACACCTCCCGTCGCCCTCAGCAGAGGAGCAATCGTCGCCGTCTTAGCGACGATAAACAGTTCAGCGCACCAGCTACCCGTGAAACATCTACGACGGTTGAACGCAGTAAGGAAGATCAAGACACTTCCCAAACCCGTTCTCAGCGTGCTCGTGCAGCCGTGAGCCAGATTCTGGAATTCTCATCATCAGAAACGAACCATGAGGACGCTCGCGTAGCTGAACACTTTAATACCCCAGCCAACCCTATGATGAGTTTGCTGTTCCAAGCTCCTGTTCTTCCGGAGATTTCACAGACATCGCAGGCGCATGAGGATCGAGAGGATAAGCAGGAACAATCTTCTCGCCGTAACCGCCGTAACCGTCGTGAGAAGGGTCAAGAGAATACAGAAGTCTTAGACAATATTGCTCAGGCATTAGACGAAACTGAGCGCTCGCGTTCTTCACGTGTGGCGGAGCAAAGCGAAGATGAAGAGACATCTCGCCGTTCGCGCCGACGTAACCGTAAAGACAAAAATGATACAAACCAGCGTGACAATGCGCAGGATAATGAGCGTAATTCTGCTGCTATCAGTGATGAATTTGAAAATGATGGACGTAATCGCCGTAATCGCCGTTTGAATGCGCAAGAGCGTCGTGCGGCAGCTGAAGTTGAACTCATCGAAAGCGATTTAGAGCTCGATGATATTGATTATGAGCCTATTGAAGGCGATGCCTATGATGAGCAGTCTTCAGGGCAGTCGCGCACCTCTCGTGACGATGATACGCAACAGGGGGCGCGCCGTTCGCGTGTTCGTAGCGCTATGCTGCAAGAAGACGATAACGAAGAGGAATTCACCACTCGCCGTCGCCGTCGTCGCCGTAGCTCTAAAGCAGCGGATGAGGAAGTAACAGACAATACCTCCTCTGACTCCGATTCTTCAACCGCGAACGATGATACACGCGTACGCTCACGTAAGCAGCAATATATTGATGAAATTACCGATGTTGCAGGCTCTACACGATTAGAAGCTAAACGTCAACGTCGTCGTGATAACCGTCGCGATCGCAACCGTCAAACAGCTCTGATTACGGAGCAGGACTTCCTCGCTCGCCGTGAGGTTGTTAACCGTCTGATGGTGGTGCGTGAACGGGGAAGCCATACCCAAGTTTCCGTTATTGAAGATGATGTGCTTGTTGAACACTATATTTCTGACATTGCGGAAGTATCGGCAGTAGGAAATATTTACCAGGGCCGTGTGCAGAACGTGTTACCAAGTATGGAAGCGGCTTTCGTTGATATTGGTCAGGCGCGTAATGGTGTTCTCTATGCAGGTGAAGTCAATTGGGATACCACTCGTTTAGATGGTCAACCTCGCCGCATGGAGCACGCTTTTAAGTCGGGCGATCCTGTGCTGGTGCAGGTGACCAAAGATCCTATTGGACATAAGGGTGCGCGCTTAACGAGCCAAATTACTTTGGCTGGGCGTTTCCTTGTTCTGGTTCCATCGGGCAGCATGACTGGTGTAAGCCGTAAACTTCCAGAACGTGAACGTGCTCGTCTTAAGTCAATTGTGGCGAAAGTAGCACCGGAAGAAGTAGGCGTAATTATTCGAACTGCAGCCGAAGGTGCATCTGAAGAAGCCATTATTAAAGATTTCGAGCATTTGAAAAACCAGTGGGATCATATTTCTCACCGTCTTGAGGAATTGAAGAACTCAAGAAAGCCGCATTTGCTCCAAGGTGAGCCAGATGTGGTGATTCGCGTTATTCGTGACATTTTTAATGACGATTTCAAGAAGCTCGTTGTAGAAGGCGAGAACGTTTACAATCGTATTCGCGAGTATATTGAATCTGCTGCTCCAGATTTACTTGACCGTGTGGAACGCTGGGATCCAGCTGAACATCGCGGCAAAGACGTTTTTGATCGTTGGCAGATTGATAGCCAGCTACGTAAAGGTATGGAACGCCAAGTTTATTTGCCATCTGGTGGATCCTTGGTTATTGACCGTACTGAAGCTATGACCACGATTGACGTGAATACAGGACGTTTTATTGGCAAGGGCAAATCCTTGGAAGAAACCGTCACACGATGCAATCTGGAAGCTGCTGAAGAAGTTGTGCGTCAACTGCGTTTGCGTGATATTGGCGGCATGGTCATGATCGATTTCGTTGATATGGTGATGCCAGCTAATCGCGATCTCGTATTGCGACGTTTAGTAGAGTGCCTATCGCGTGACCGTACAAAGCATCAAGTGGCAGAAGTTACATCCTTAGGCTTAGTGCAGATGACTCGAAAGCGTGTAGGTCAAGGTTTGGTAGAAGCCTTCTCTGAAGAGTGTCCAACCTGTGGCGGACGTGGCTTCATTTTGCATGATGAGCCAACGGTATCGTCGCAATATGATGACCCATATGCGTTAAAGGGCGGCGACCCATTCGTGAAAACGAATAAGCATGGGTTCTCTGCTGCTCACACTGCACACGCTCCTGCTAAGAGCCGTGACGATGCACCAGCACGTGAAGAAATGCCGGGAACGAGCGAAAAAGCAAAAAGTTCCATGGCGGCTATTGCTGCAGCATCCGCGCATTCCGCGAATTCCGCAAATTCAGGAGTAAAGGCTGGCGAGCAATCGGGGCAAACGACTCAAACGGCTTCAGGAGTTCAGTCGTCTCAGTCTTCTCAGTCGGTTGAATCAGCGCAGTCAGTTCAGCCATCTGAAACGGATAACGATGATTCAGCTGCAGCACCGCGTGAAGCGTCAACCACTCTTGCTTTGATTTCGCAAGATTTGAAAACACTTCAAGAATCGCGAGGACATCAAGCAGCGCGCAATGCATCTCATGATGCACGTAAGGAAGAGCAGGATCAGCCGCAGCAGGACGAGCAGTAA
- the rpmA gene encoding 50S ribosomal protein L27: protein MAHKKGAASTRNGRDSNPQYLGVKKFGGEAVLAGNIIVRQRGTKFHAGQNVGLGKDHTLFALADGTVKFGVRRDRKVVDVISE, encoded by the coding sequence ATGGCACATAAGAAAGGTGCGGCAAGTACCCGCAACGGTCGCGATTCGAACCCACAATACCTGGGTGTTAAGAAGTTCGGCGGCGAAGCAGTATTGGCAGGTAACATCATTGTTCGCCAGCGCGGTACTAAGTTCCATGCAGGCCAGAACGTTGGTCTCGGCAAGGATCACACTCTCTTTGCTCTCGCTGATGGCACTGTAAAGTTCGGTGTTCGTCGCGATCGCAAGGTTGTAGACGTAATTTCCGAGTAA
- the dapE gene encoding succinyl-diaminopimelate desuccinylase has product MSMKTLTGTTVETLFSQIMNIYSVSDEETALADAIEEYLSGFTHLEVHRHHDTVIASTHFNKAQRVLLVGHIDVVPVLDNFPPEVLEPGSQRIRSDVARDYPDSAVMWGRGATDMKASDAAFLYLAGVLDSADAVQCDITYVFYDHEEVQAEKNGLGRVVKSHPEWIQADFAIIGEPTNGLIEGGCNGTMRFDVITHGIAAHSARAWMGDNAIHHAARVLDLLNSYEPATVNVDGLDYREGLNATMISGGEGTNIIPQTCRVHVNYRFAPDKSLQDAKALLMGEKCAADSGVGVGAVRAEGGLFEGFDIEMIDESAGARPGLNHPLVQSLVHLVREKTGEDARAKFGWTDVARLSALGIPAVNMGAGDPLLAHKTDEQVAMQALQDYTQLLRIWLSAAHMVD; this is encoded by the coding sequence ATGAGTATGAAAACGCTGACAGGAACAACTGTTGAAACACTTTTTAGCCAAATTATGAACATATACTCGGTATCCGATGAGGAGACCGCGCTCGCTGACGCGATAGAAGAGTATCTGAGTGGTTTTACACATTTAGAGGTGCATCGCCACCATGACACTGTTATAGCCTCCACACATTTTAATAAAGCACAACGCGTGCTGCTGGTAGGGCATATTGATGTGGTTCCTGTTCTCGATAATTTCCCTCCTGAAGTATTAGAGCCAGGTTCGCAGCGTATCCGTTCAGACGTGGCACGTGATTATCCTGATTCTGCTGTGATGTGGGGCAGGGGAGCCACAGATATGAAAGCTAGTGATGCAGCTTTCCTTTATCTGGCTGGTGTTTTAGATAGTGCAGATGCAGTGCAGTGCGATATAACGTATGTATTTTATGATCATGAGGAAGTTCAAGCCGAAAAGAATGGTTTGGGCCGCGTGGTCAAGAGTCATCCGGAGTGGATTCAGGCGGATTTCGCGATTATTGGAGAGCCAACTAACGGTCTGATTGAAGGCGGCTGTAATGGCACTATGCGCTTTGATGTTATAACTCACGGCATAGCGGCTCATTCAGCGCGCGCGTGGATGGGCGATAATGCCATTCATCATGCTGCTCGTGTGCTTGATCTTCTCAACTCGTATGAGCCAGCTACAGTGAATGTGGACGGTTTAGACTATCGCGAAGGCTTAAATGCCACGATGATTTCCGGGGGAGAAGGCACGAATATTATTCCGCAAACCTGCCGTGTACATGTGAACTATCGTTTCGCTCCGGATAAAAGCCTGCAAGATGCAAAAGCATTACTTATGGGCGAAAAATGTGCTGCGGACAGTGGCGTAGGTGTGGGTGCTGTGCGGGCAGAAGGCGGACTGTTTGAGGGCTTTGATATTGAGATGATAGACGAGTCAGCTGGAGCACGTCCCGGGTTGAATCATCCTCTAGTGCAAAGCCTGGTGCATCTTGTACGTGAAAAAACGGGAGAAGATGCACGGGCTAAATTCGGCTGGACTGATGTGGCGCGATTGAGTGCTTTAGGCATTCCTGCTGTAAATATGGGGGCTGGCGATCCATTGCTAGCTCATAAAACTGATGAACAGGTGGCCATGCAAGCTCTTCAGGACTATACGCAGCTACTTCGTATATGGCTGAGCGCTGCTCATATGGTAGACTGA
- the obgE gene encoding GTPase ObgE, translating to MSDFVDRVTVHVKGGDGGHGAASIRREKYKPLAGPDGGDGGDGGSVIVVADTNATSLLDYRYMPHRTAPNGTMGKGDNKDGSRGEDLILPVPVGTVVFAAQRVSSSAESAGGDTVISAAKHKNEQVLADLSHAGDKFVVAQGGAGGLGNRSLANKNRKAPGFALLGEPGEERDIILELKSIADVALVGYPSAGKSSLVSTLSAARPKIADYPFTTLVPNLGVVNTGDKRFTIADVPGLIPGAAQGKGLGLEFLRHIERTQVIAHVIDCATLEQDRDPVSDYHALEHELAQYAEQLDTPLGAIPIDQRPRVIILNKADIPDAKELAEFVKPDFEKMGHKVFIISTASHEGLKQLTYALSELVETMRERVQEQLAAQEEERVVIRPLERKTRNAKAVGLGFDFEIEREQDRDGNMWFTVTGSKPERWVRQTNFDNEEAVGYLADRLARLGVEDALRAKGARVGDEVRIGRGDNAMAFDWDPTVQAGAEMLDGDPHAQRGHDLRLDEAQGLNRRRTNAERRRRYHEWMDAKTAVRQAMMEERKAGHWANPTREDDPEGAQDFLKRFDKQDDNQNAHTTESMTESTESGETTQK from the coding sequence ATGAGTGACTTCGTAGACCGCGTAACGGTTCATGTCAAAGGTGGCGATGGTGGACACGGTGCTGCATCTATTCGACGCGAAAAATACAAGCCACTAGCTGGACCAGACGGTGGCGATGGCGGCGACGGCGGAAGTGTTATTGTCGTTGCGGATACTAATGCCACTTCGCTGTTAGATTATCGTTATATGCCTCACCGCACCGCACCTAACGGCACGATGGGTAAGGGTGATAACAAAGACGGTTCGCGTGGCGAAGACTTGATTCTGCCTGTACCGGTGGGAACTGTCGTTTTTGCTGCACAGCGTGTATCTTCATCTGCTGAATCTGCTGGAGGAGATACCGTCATTAGTGCAGCCAAACACAAAAATGAGCAAGTTTTAGCTGACTTGAGCCATGCAGGTGACAAGTTTGTGGTTGCCCAAGGCGGTGCTGGCGGTTTAGGCAACCGTTCTCTTGCCAATAAAAATCGTAAAGCACCAGGATTTGCTCTGCTGGGCGAACCTGGCGAAGAGCGCGATATTATTTTGGAGCTTAAATCCATTGCAGATGTTGCTTTAGTAGGATATCCAAGCGCTGGCAAGTCATCTTTGGTATCTACACTGTCTGCAGCGCGTCCAAAAATCGCTGATTATCCTTTTACTACTCTTGTGCCTAATTTAGGCGTGGTGAATACGGGTGACAAGCGTTTTACTATTGCAGATGTTCCAGGTTTGATTCCGGGAGCAGCTCAAGGTAAAGGCTTGGGGTTGGAATTCTTGCGTCATATAGAACGAACCCAGGTGATAGCCCACGTGATTGATTGCGCAACCCTAGAGCAGGATCGCGATCCGGTATCTGATTATCATGCTCTTGAACATGAGCTAGCACAATATGCTGAGCAGTTAGACACACCACTGGGTGCTATTCCTATCGATCAGCGTCCACGCGTAATTATTTTGAATAAGGCTGATATTCCGGATGCTAAAGAGCTCGCCGAGTTTGTTAAGCCTGATTTTGAGAAGATGGGACATAAAGTCTTTATTATTTCCACTGCTTCTCATGAAGGTTTGAAGCAGCTGACTTATGCGTTAAGTGAGCTGGTTGAAACTATGCGTGAGCGCGTACAAGAACAGCTGGCTGCTCAAGAAGAAGAACGCGTGGTTATTCGTCCGCTAGAGCGTAAAACACGTAATGCTAAGGCTGTGGGTCTAGGCTTTGACTTTGAGATTGAACGCGAACAGGACCGCGATGGCAATATGTGGTTTACTGTTACGGGATCTAAGCCTGAACGTTGGGTACGTCAAACAAACTTCGATAATGAAGAAGCAGTGGGATATTTGGCTGACCGTTTAGCTCGTCTGGGTGTAGAAGATGCTCTGCGTGCTAAAGGCGCTCGCGTAGGCGATGAAGTGCGCATCGGTCGTGGAGATAATGCTATGGCATTCGACTGGGATCCAACTGTTCAAGCTGGAGCAGAAATGCTTGACGGAGATCCTCACGCTCAGCGTGGACACGATCTGCGCTTGGACGAAGCTCAAGGCCTGAACCGTCGCCGTACGAATGCTGAACGTCGTCGCCGCTACCATGAGTGGATGGATGCTAAAACAGCAGTACGTCAAGCCATGATGGAAGAGCGTAAAGCGGGACACTGGGCGAACCCAACCCGTGAAGATGATCCTGAAGGTGCTCAAGACTTCTTGAAGCGTTTTGATAAGCAGGACGACAATCAGAATGCTCACACAACTGAAAGTATGACTGAATCCACTGAATCTGGCGAAACTACCCAAAAGTAG
- a CDS encoding AEC family transporter, translated as MGLLSALQGFAVIGIVIGTGYVAARMKIGGSQAQYVLNRISFFVSSPCLMFSILSKEHLNKIFDSTIIVAFTSAAAVGLIFIIINALFFKLDAPQTTIGVLNSLYLNSNNIGLPVATYIIGNPALVAPILVMQQAIFTPLALTVLDVQTSGKFSLKRIAAQPLHQPLLIGSLAGIAVSWISASAHSFIVPTWIFDPIHMIGNSAVPLILMAFGMSLYGTKPLQKGAHIPAIATVTVLKNIVMPLIAFVVAYLMGFRGATLYGCVILAALPTGQNVYNYAARYDVGMSFARDGTLFSTLTSPLCISLIALMFSH; from the coding sequence ATGGGATTATTGAGCGCTCTGCAGGGTTTTGCGGTTATTGGCATTGTTATTGGCACAGGATATGTGGCTGCACGCATGAAAATCGGCGGCTCTCAGGCGCAGTATGTGCTTAATCGTATTAGTTTTTTCGTGTCCAGCCCGTGTCTCATGTTCTCTATTCTGTCCAAAGAGCATTTGAATAAGATTTTTGATTCTACAATTATTGTGGCTTTTACCTCTGCTGCAGCGGTTGGACTCATTTTCATTATTATTAACGCACTGTTTTTTAAATTAGATGCACCTCAAACCACGATTGGCGTGCTCAACTCTTTGTATTTGAATTCAAATAATATTGGACTTCCTGTGGCTACGTATATTATTGGCAATCCAGCTCTGGTTGCGCCGATTTTAGTTATGCAGCAAGCCATATTTACGCCGCTTGCGCTTACTGTTTTAGACGTGCAGACGAGCGGCAAGTTTTCGCTCAAACGCATCGCTGCTCAACCTCTTCATCAGCCCCTGCTCATTGGCTCGTTGGCTGGTATTGCCGTATCGTGGATTTCTGCTTCCGCCCACAGTTTTATTGTGCCCACGTGGATTTTTGATCCTATTCACATGATTGGCAATTCTGCTGTTCCGCTTATTTTGATGGCTTTCGGTATGAGCTTGTATGGCACGAAGCCACTGCAGAAGGGCGCGCATATTCCAGCTATTGCAACGGTGACTGTTCTCAAAAATATTGTGATGCCATTGATTGCGTTTGTTGTGGCGTATCTGATGGGTTTCCGCGGAGCAACCTTGTACGGCTGCGTCATTCTGGCTGCTTTGCCAACCGGTCAAAACGTGTACAACTATGCAGCTCGTTATGATGTGGGCATGAGTTTTGCTCGTGACGGCACGCTCTTTAGCACGCTGACGTCACCATTATGTATTTCTCTTATTGCTCTCATGTTTAGTCATTAA
- the rplU gene encoding 50S ribosomal protein L21 — MYAIVKAGGHQEKVEVGDEFTVNRLDAKKGDTVEFPVALVVDGSKVVLAAKDLAKMSVKAEVVDDEAKGPKINIQKYKNKTGVARRKGHRQKLTVLKVTSIA, encoded by the coding sequence ATGTACGCTATTGTGAAAGCCGGCGGCCACCAGGAAAAGGTCGAGGTAGGCGACGAATTTACCGTCAACCGTCTTGATGCAAAGAAGGGCGATACCGTAGAGTTCCCTGTTGCACTCGTAGTTGATGGTTCCAAGGTTGTGCTCGCAGCTAAGGACTTGGCAAAGATGTCTGTCAAGGCAGAAGTTGTGGACGACGAAGCTAAGGGTCCAAAGATTAACATCCAGAAGTACAAGAACAAGACTGGTGTAGCACGCCGTAAGGGTCACCGCCAGAAGTTGACTGTTCTCAAGGTAACCTCCATCGCATAA